Proteins from one Desulfonema limicola genomic window:
- a CDS encoding glycoside hydrolase family 10 protein translates to MAYLKKILLFLIIAIISFPGCSKIYWEDKWIYDSFISFPQKQEVKIVSTPPAFLWVDGKYAGKTPLDVELSYIVNQLNLKKQKVKESFGGQKEILDQEQKTENIMGTGKHTFHFKAPGFHDLFLPLEFSVKPGTVPESVKVSLQKKAVSDHIVSCSFKISAEKKDFDDIEKIISDHAITPEIIKNPGIPVLVSDPDRYEQTFSMKLKDSNSFQSLIDTLYSHSKKRHIKLNASEFNIQAKLSTNPEREFRAVWISYIDWPGNQKKPAAQKQSLIKMLDEFKALNFNAVIFHARVEGDALYKSDIEPWSRQLTGTQGIDPGYDPLEFIINEAHKRGMELHAWINPYRVNISIKCSSSLPNAHNHISKTRPEWILNIRMSNNSKCYKMLNPGIPEVIDYLSSITQDIVTKYNVDGIHFDDMFYPYPFKDFNGITWEDSETYKKYKKGDISIQDWRRQNVNQLVKQVNERIKKIKKHVRFGVSPFGVWQKNMPKGINGMSAYDTIYSDALAWLENRSIDYLAPQLYWKIGSSPDYEKLLSWWGQKVKQAQRHIYPGQIVFYVKPGQNTGLTAKPESSQDILDQINLNRENRSINVLGNTLYRAVNIQNKILGTDEFKNMLAKGFYATPALPPSMPWLQNLIPDAPGNVSISIENNSIILKWDKPGSKQDYWKYTVYTANNQDIIDGKSFEDAVHLIAVTGENSISIPKHISMQKGDYLFIKSVSQNNIESRLSEHVRIE, encoded by the coding sequence TTGGCATATCTTAAAAAAATCTTATTGTTTTTAATAATAGCTATAATTTCTTTTCCAGGATGCTCAAAAATATACTGGGAAGATAAATGGATTTATGACAGTTTTATCAGTTTTCCTCAAAAACAGGAGGTAAAGATTGTAAGTACCCCTCCTGCTTTTTTATGGGTTGACGGCAAATATGCAGGAAAAACCCCCCTTGATGTTGAATTATCCTATATTGTTAATCAGCTCAACTTAAAAAAACAAAAGGTTAAAGAATCTTTTGGAGGGCAGAAAGAGATACTTGACCAGGAGCAGAAAACTGAAAACATTATGGGCACTGGAAAACATACCTTTCATTTCAAAGCTCCTGGATTTCATGATCTTTTTTTACCTTTGGAATTTTCTGTAAAACCCGGGACTGTACCAGAATCTGTTAAAGTCTCTTTGCAAAAAAAAGCAGTATCTGATCATATTGTTTCATGCAGTTTTAAAATAAGTGCTGAAAAAAAGGATTTTGATGATATTGAAAAAATTATTTCAGATCATGCAATTACACCGGAAATAATAAAAAATCCTGGAATCCCGGTTCTGGTAAGCGATCCTGACAGATATGAGCAGACATTTTCAATGAAATTAAAGGATTCAAATTCCTTTCAGTCTCTTATTGATACACTCTATTCCCATTCAAAAAAAAGGCATATAAAATTAAATGCCTCGGAATTTAATATTCAGGCAAAGTTGTCAACAAATCCTGAAAGGGAATTCAGGGCAGTGTGGATCAGCTACATAGACTGGCCTGGAAATCAAAAAAAACCGGCTGCTCAAAAACAGTCTTTAATTAAAATGCTTGATGAATTCAAGGCTCTTAATTTTAATGCTGTTATCTTCCATGCAAGGGTTGAAGGCGATGCCCTGTATAAATCGGATATAGAACCCTGGTCAAGGCAGCTGACAGGAACCCAGGGCATTGATCCTGGATATGATCCTCTTGAGTTTATAATAAATGAAGCACATAAAAGGGGCATGGAGCTTCATGCCTGGATTAATCCATATCGAGTAAATATTTCAATAAAATGCAGCAGCAGCCTGCCAAATGCACATAATCACATCTCCAAAACCAGGCCCGAATGGATTCTCAATATCAGGATGTCGAATAACAGCAAATGCTATAAAATGCTCAATCCCGGGATTCCTGAAGTTATAGATTATCTATCCAGTATTACCCAAGATATTGTAACAAAATATAATGTTGACGGGATTCATTTTGATGATATGTTTTACCCCTATCCTTTTAAAGATTTTAATGGGATAACATGGGAAGACAGTGAAACATATAAAAAATACAAAAAAGGGGATATTTCAATACAGGACTGGCGCCGCCAGAATGTGAACCAGCTTGTAAAACAGGTAAATGAGCGTATTAAAAAAATAAAAAAGCATGTACGATTTGGAGTAAGCCCTTTTGGTGTCTGGCAGAAAAATATGCCGAAAGGCATAAATGGAATGAGTGCATATGATACAATTTACAGTGATGCCCTTGCCTGGCTTGAGAACAGGAGCATTGACTACCTGGCTCCTCAATTATACTGGAAGATTGGGAGCAGCCCTGATTATGAAAAACTGCTTTCCTGGTGGGGTCAAAAGGTGAAGCAGGCTCAAAGGCACATATATCCAGGACAGATTGTATTTTATGTCAAACCTGGTCAAAATACAGGTCTGACTGCAAAACCTGAATCTTCGCAAGATATTCTTGATCAAATTAATTTAAACAGGGAAAACAGGAGTATAAATGTTCTTGGCAATACCTTGTACAGAGCTGTTAATATTCAAAATAAAATTCTTGGAACAGATGAATTCAAAAACATGCTGGCAAAAGGGTTTTACGCAACCCCAGCCCTTCCCCCTTCCATGCCCTGGCTTCAGAATTTAATACCTGATGCTCCAGGGAATGTAAGCATATCAATTGAAAATAACAGCATAATACTAAAATGGGATAAACCCGGCTCAAAACAGGATTACTGGAAATACACGGTTTATACGGCAAATAATCAGGACATCATTGACGGCAAATCTTTTGAAGATGCGGTTCATCTTATTGCAGTAACAGGGGAAAATTCCATAAGTATTCCAAAACATATATCCATGCAGAAAGGCGATTATCTATTCATAAAGTCAGTATCCCAGAATAATATTGAAAGCAGGCTTTCTGAGCATGTAAGGATTGAGTGA
- a CDS encoding radical SAM/SPASM domain-containing protein, which produces MINNPENLTPGKEKTKELSPSHLALFPTNRCNMKCRYCYAAHEFKVLKNMPKETAESAVEYYISHILKTGNNLFGLEFHGGGEPFAAWDLVKHIVEYAEKRCAHENLRLKIHGATNGVLKKDQLHWITRHFHSLLVSFDGLPHVQDFHRPMGNNEDSFKYLDQTMKYFDHHNFPYGIRCAVSRFNEDILDETIDFIRENYNTNLVFMEPVHICRNTINNRGIKKPDFYKFIENYKTLEPLCAKKGLRLEYSGAQFTRISANFCQAGTDDFAVTHEGYLTNCWEVTDKAHPFSETFIFGKILPGGKISIDQEKLDYLRTLSVKNIEYCRDCFAKWHCAGDCLTKLGHNQFKGPRGGDRCITNRQIILHRIFRLLET; this is translated from the coding sequence ATTATAAACAATCCTGAAAATTTAACCCCTGGAAAAGAAAAAACAAAAGAATTATCCCCTTCTCACCTGGCACTGTTTCCCACAAACCGCTGCAATATGAAATGCAGATATTGTTATGCTGCACATGAATTCAAGGTTTTAAAAAACATGCCAAAGGAAACTGCTGAAAGTGCGGTTGAGTATTATATCAGTCATATACTTAAAACAGGCAATAACCTTTTCGGCCTGGAATTTCACGGGGGCGGGGAACCTTTTGCAGCATGGGATTTAGTTAAACACATAGTTGAATATGCTGAAAAAAGATGCGCACATGAAAATTTAAGATTAAAAATTCACGGGGCTACCAACGGAGTGCTGAAAAAAGATCAGCTTCACTGGATCACCCGTCATTTTCATTCACTCCTGGTCTCATTTGACGGTCTGCCCCATGTCCAGGATTTCCACAGGCCCATGGGCAATAATGAAGATTCTTTTAAATACCTTGACCAGACAATGAAGTATTTTGATCATCATAATTTTCCCTACGGCATCCGCTGTGCTGTAAGCAGGTTTAATGAAGATATCCTGGATGAAACTATTGATTTTATAAGAGAAAATTACAATACAAACCTTGTTTTTATGGAGCCTGTCCATATATGCAGAAATACTATAAATAACAGGGGGATAAAAAAACCAGATTTTTATAAATTTATTGAAAATTATAAAACCCTTGAGCCGTTATGCGCCAAAAAAGGACTGCGCCTTGAATATTCAGGGGCACAGTTTACCAGGATTTCAGCAAATTTCTGCCAGGCAGGCACTGATGATTTTGCTGTTACCCATGAAGGATACCTGACAAACTGCTGGGAAGTAACAGACAAGGCACATCCTTTTTCTGAAACCTTTATTTTCGGCAAAATACTGCCAGGGGGAAAGATTTCAATTGACCAGGAAAAGCTTGATTATTTAAGAACATTATCAGTTAAAAATATTGAATACTGCCGGGACTGTTTTGCAAAATGGCATTGTGCAGGAGACTGCCTGACAAAACTGGGACATAACCAGTTTAAGGGTCCGCGGGGAGGAGACAGGTGCATTACAAACCGGCAGATTATTTTACACAGGATATTCAGGCTCCTGGAAACCTGA
- a CDS encoding Rpn family recombination-promoting nuclease/putative transposase, translated as MKDKIDPLIDCVFKSILGSEKNKNLLIHFLNAVLELKKGERIYDAAILNPYNEREFTGDKLSVVDVKAKDEKGSMYQIEVQLAIHADIKARMLYTWSTVYRSQMEKGEDYEKLKPAISIWILDKNLFQDVDSCHLPFLVYNPENKIIFTDHLSIHVIQLPKWKHKGKIDNEKDRWIYLFKEGRNTDPENPPEILNTKEMRQVMQVLKDFSENQRNYLLYQSRREAIIKENTIIKRYEETAEELKKALKEKKKAFKDREDAFKEKEKAFKDREDAFKEKEDALKEKKKADEKIKSLMMLLKEKGIEIPDER; from the coding sequence ATGAAAGATAAAATAGACCCTCTGATAGACTGTGTTTTCAAATCTATACTTGGCAGTGAAAAAAATAAGAACCTTTTAATCCATTTTCTAAATGCAGTTCTTGAATTAAAAAAAGGCGAGCGTATTTACGATGCTGCGATACTGAATCCTTATAATGAACGTGAATTTACAGGTGATAAACTGAGCGTTGTTGATGTTAAGGCAAAGGATGAAAAAGGCAGCATGTATCAGATAGAGGTTCAGCTTGCGATTCATGCAGATATTAAAGCCAGAATGCTTTATACCTGGAGTACTGTTTACCGTTCACAAATGGAAAAAGGCGAAGATTACGAGAAGTTAAAGCCAGCTATTTCAATCTGGATTCTTGATAAAAACCTGTTTCAAGATGTTGATTCATGCCATCTGCCGTTTTTAGTTTATAATCCTGAAAACAAGATTATTTTTACAGATCATCTTTCAATCCATGTAATTCAACTGCCAAAATGGAAGCATAAAGGCAAGATAGACAATGAAAAAGACCGGTGGATTTATCTTTTTAAAGAAGGCAGAAACACAGACCCTGAAAATCCGCCTGAAATATTAAATACAAAAGAAATGAGGCAGGTCATGCAGGTATTAAAAGATTTTTCGGAAAATCAAAGAAATTATCTTCTCTATCAAAGCCGGCGTGAGGCTATTATTAAGGAAAACACCATTATAAAAAGATATGAAGAAACAGCTGAAGAATTGAAGAAAGCTTTAAAAGAAAAAAAGAAAGCATTTAAGGACAGAGAGGATGCATTTAAGGAAAAGGAAAAAGCATTTAAGGACAGAGAGGATGCATTTAAGGAAAAAGAAGATGCCTTAAAAGAAAAAAAGAAAGCAGATGAAAAAATCAAATCTTTAATGATGCTGTTAAAAGAAAAAGGTATTGAGATTCCAGATGAAAGATAA
- a CDS encoding radical SAM/SPASM domain-containing protein, with translation MPDKYKITCDLFTLDYKDDLQVLYAPKLGFVCAVNHDMINLLAQLDTLDIAALNHEQKAALDYLAQKGVLNGSKEITLSKSLPEKFTPAMVTLFPTNQCNLRCRYCYASAGDKPPEFMDFSCAKGSVDLVINNLGQLNRKTLNLGFHGGGEPLLPWDFIRRTVEYAKEQCEKKGLELSVFSATNGVLSEKKLEWIIKHFKNLNISFDGLPHVQDYHRPMPGKKGSFEFVNNTMKFLDDHDFQYGIRNTISSYNVEIMEESMDYIAENYKSRQVHFEPLFFCGRCKTSSSLMPDLKLFESSFRKCESKSREYNMFFTYSGSRLETLTDSFCGVSNDNFAVTCSGHITTCYEITSLDDPKSETFFLGRIDNKGNLFIDNNKREFLHSLTVNNLPFCQDCFARWHCAGDCPLKLGHTDYKGNRGHGRCELNRQLTRTRLISLLEGTYYNPLMNNFQPGKNPKEKQNE, from the coding sequence ATGCCGGATAAATATAAAATAACCTGCGATCTTTTTACCCTTGATTATAAAGACGATCTCCAGGTTTTATACGCACCAAAGCTGGGTTTTGTATGTGCTGTAAACCATGATATGATTAACCTGCTTGCACAACTGGATACGCTTGACATAGCAGCCTTAAACCATGAGCAAAAGGCAGCACTTGATTATCTTGCTCAAAAGGGAGTTTTAAACGGCTCAAAAGAGATTACCCTTTCAAAATCCCTGCCTGAAAAATTTACACCAGCTATGGTTACACTGTTTCCAACAAATCAATGCAACCTCAGATGCAGATACTGCTATGCTTCAGCAGGGGATAAGCCTCCTGAGTTTATGGATTTTTCCTGTGCAAAAGGATCTGTTGACCTGGTAATAAATAATCTCGGACAATTAAACAGGAAAACCTTGAACCTGGGATTTCATGGAGGGGGAGAACCTCTTCTGCCCTGGGATTTTATACGCAGGACTGTTGAATATGCCAAAGAACAGTGCGAAAAAAAAGGGCTTGAGTTATCTGTATTTTCTGCAACAAACGGGGTGTTAAGCGAAAAAAAGCTGGAATGGATAATCAAACATTTCAAAAACCTGAACATATCCTTTGACGGGCTTCCCCATGTCCAGGATTACCACAGGCCCATGCCGGGAAAAAAAGGAAGCTTTGAATTTGTAAATAATACTATGAAATTTCTTGACGACCATGATTTTCAATATGGAATCCGAAACACCATAAGTTCATATAATGTTGAAATAATGGAAGAAAGCATGGATTATATTGCTGAAAACTATAAATCCAGGCAGGTTCATTTTGAACCCCTTTTTTTCTGCGGAAGATGCAAGACAAGCAGCAGCCTTATGCCTGATCTTAAACTGTTTGAATCCAGTTTCCGCAAATGCGAATCAAAATCCAGGGAATATAATATGTTTTTTACCTATTCAGGATCCAGGCTTGAAACCCTTACAGATTCTTTCTGCGGTGTTTCCAATGATAATTTTGCTGTTACCTGCAGCGGCCATATTACAACCTGTTATGAAATAACCTCGTTAGATGACCCAAAATCAGAAACCTTTTTCCTGGGAAGGATTGATAATAAAGGAAACCTGTTTATTGACAATAACAAGCGGGAATTTCTGCATTCCCTGACTGTAAATAATCTTCCCTTCTGCCAGGACTGTTTTGCAAGATGGCATTGTGCAGGAGACTGCCCTTTGAAGCTGGGGCATACGGATTATAAAGGGAACCGGGGACACGGCCGGTGTGAATTAAATCGCCAGCTTACGCGCACGCGGCTCATAAGCCTGCTGGAAGGAACCTATTACAATCCCTTGATGAATAATTTTCAACCAGGTAAAAACCCCAAGGAGAAACAAAATGAATAA
- a CDS encoding twin-arginine translocation signal domain-containing protein, whose amino-acid sequence MKNNSCKEVSRRDFLKLAAAGTGAVLLLGNDPFFSQASGSEKHTPHLNPGFRIKEISDNEIELFTRTGSGIILKHKFTDLEADIFREIEKQGSITSIIQAIASKHNISRELSQKKVSALLHEFEDAKLIYYGNKMIVKVSGIKNAG is encoded by the coding sequence ATGAAAAATAATTCTTGTAAGGAAGTTTCAAGGCGGGATTTTTTAAAACTGGCAGCAGCAGGAACCGGGGCTGTCCTGCTTTTAGGAAATGATCCTTTTTTTTCCCAGGCATCAGGTTCTGAAAAACATACCCCCCACTTAAATCCAGGATTCAGGATAAAGGAGATTTCAGACAATGAAATTGAATTATTTACCAGGACAGGCAGCGGGATTATTTTAAAGCATAAATTTACTGACCTGGAAGCAGATATTTTCAGGGAAATCGAAAAGCAAGGCTCAATAACCTCGATAATACAGGCTATTGCGTCAAAACATAATATATCCAGGGAACTCTCGCAAAAAAAGGTTTCTGCCCTGCTTCATGAATTTGAAGATGCAAAATTAATCTATTATGGCAATAAAATGATTGTTAAGGTTTCAGGTATTAAAAATGCCGGATAA
- a CDS encoding Rpn family recombination-promoting nuclease/putative transposase, with protein sequence MKDKIDPLIDCVFKSILGSEKNKNLLIHFLNAVLELKKGERIYDAAILNPYNEREFTGDKLSVVDVKAKDEKGSMYQIEVQLAIHADIKARMLYTWSTVYRSQMEKGEDYEKLKPAISIWILDKNLFQDVDSCHLPFSVYNPENKIILTDHLSIHVIQVPKWKHKDKIDNEKDRWIYLFKEGRNTDPENPPEILNTKEMRQVMQVLKDFSENQRNYLLYQSRREAIIKENTIIKRYEEKAEELKKALKEKKKAFKDREDAFKEKEKAFKEKENALKEKKKADEKIKSLMMLLKEKGIEIPDER encoded by the coding sequence ATGAAAGATAAAATAGACCCTCTGATAGACTGTGTTTTCAAATCTATACTTGGCAGTGAAAAAAATAAGAACCTTTTAATCCATTTTCTAAATGCAGTTCTTGAATTAAAAAAAGGCGAGCGTATTTACGATGCTGCGATACTGAATCCTTATAATGAACGTGAATTTACAGGTGATAAACTGAGCGTTGTTGATGTTAAGGCAAAGGATGAAAAAGGCAGCATGTATCAGATAGAGGTTCAGCTTGCGATTCATGCAGATATTAAAGCCAGAATGCTTTATACCTGGAGTACTGTTTACCGCTCACAAATGGAAAAAGGCGAAGATTACGAGAAGTTAAAACCAGCTATTTCAATCTGGATTCTTGATAAAAACCTGTTTCAAGATGTTGATTCATGCCATCTGCCGTTTTCAGTTTATAATCCTGAAAACAAGATTATTCTTACAGACCATCTTTCAATCCATGTGATTCAAGTGCCAAAATGGAAACATAAAGACAAGATAGACAATGAAAAAGACCGGTGGATTTATCTTTTTAAAGAAGGCAGAAACACAGACCCTGAAAATCCGCCTGAAATATTAAACACAAAAGAAATGAGGCAGGTCATGCAGGTATTAAAAGATTTTTCGGAAAATCAAAGAAATTATCTTCTCTATCAAAGCCGGCGTGAAGCTATTATTAAGGAAAACACCATTATAAAAAGATATGAAGAAAAAGCTGAAGAATTGAAGAAAGCTTTAAAAGAAAAAAAGAAAGCTTTTAAGGATAGAGAGGATGCTTTTAAGGAAAAGGAAAAAGCATTTAAGGAAAAAGAAAATGCCTTAAAAGAAAAAAAGAAAGCAGATGAAAAAATCAAATCTTTAATGATGCTGTTAAAAGAAAAAGGTATTGAGATTCCAGATGAAAGATAA
- a CDS encoding LamG-like jellyroll fold domain-containing protein yields MIKMNQSFNSIHKKRILPVLFLLFFIIIFSPNPAHAENPALYALEFDGVDDFIASEMDVQPSAMPVTTWEAWIYPVRANYSAKQAILSIDDGGFDRTLTILKNSSNFGIFTGKGEWAPAQISLNQWQHVAVVFKDTDIIFYKNGVKYNYGSAPSSGTTVNKLNIAKNPGYNEFFQGKIDEVRIWSRELSQEEIQNNMNALLKGDETGLEAWWQFNENSGTQTGDSSHNDYTGTLTGGPVWIISDSPLKYLNSAFSVNTYSGTAPLKITVNDASAGSPVLWEWNFGDNTSSNLQNPPAHTYNNPGLYKISLTVKDSQGNSDTVSKYISVAESSLDIGLLASYPFNGNTIDQSINENDANAAGPVLTRGRFGVDNTAFVFDGIDDKINAPADESFFISNLTLAAWIRIDGPGVDNPRIVGVGPSGSYAQYYALILEGTSDSRRLWFYGIQNLYSTAKLASDSTWHHAACTFDGKNAVIYIDGQPDTSAQISAVPKIFENALIQIGYSDNNRDYFNGCIDDVRIYSRALSEAEIGELYEKENVSASALPFFTAASPGQGLEFSSSIINESSYALTVTGYSFDSSFFASAKTLPFSIPAGETADLPINIQAENTAYYRGKCRLSYSSGGKTGSIWTDLNAGIFIEDGTELAYTGKLAVTAYNNCRQADPGSICTENNLGVIYRLLKETEPAEIKFKNALSRSLNADYGYTGIKMNSGVVKSDQNMSAEAFGFYDDAFNDISENENESAIAPRIYFNRAWEAFINNSFNESLAQVNLTIAHTMTNDFLKAKAYALRGAINFKNGNSQDALSDFEQSRLLDPEGPIGRLAQDNIYAVNAPYEISGYVKDVKSQGIKGVQINFTPGIEPVITDDSGYYIQNVSQGWTGTAAPAMPGYLFKPAVLSYTSVTGDQTNQDYTALVKGDINQDAQINLQDAVLVLQLLSGLGVNPVIDGDINTDKRIGMEEAVFILNYLSN; encoded by the coding sequence ACCCTTACCATATTAAAAAATTCATCAAATTTCGGCATATTCACAGGAAAAGGCGAATGGGCCCCTGCCCAGATCAGCCTTAACCAGTGGCAGCATGTAGCTGTTGTGTTTAAAGACACGGATATTATTTTTTACAAGAACGGGGTAAAATACAATTACGGCTCTGCTCCTTCATCAGGTACAACAGTCAATAAACTCAATATTGCCAAAAATCCGGGGTATAATGAATTTTTCCAGGGGAAGATTGATGAAGTACGCATATGGAGCAGGGAGCTTTCACAGGAAGAAATACAAAACAATATGAATGCCCTGCTGAAAGGAGATGAAACAGGACTTGAAGCCTGGTGGCAGTTTAATGAAAATTCAGGCACACAAACAGGGGATTCAAGTCATAATGATTATACAGGAACCCTGACTGGCGGCCCTGTATGGATAATTTCCGATTCTCCATTAAAATATCTTAATTCTGCTTTTTCAGTAAATACATACTCAGGAACGGCCCCCCTGAAAATAACAGTTAATGATGCGTCTGCTGGTTCTCCTGTTTTATGGGAATGGAATTTTGGGGATAATACATCCTCAAATCTTCAAAATCCGCCAGCTCATACCTATAACAATCCAGGACTTTACAAAATAAGCCTGACAGTGAAAGACAGCCAGGGAAATTCTGATACTGTCAGTAAATATATAAGCGTTGCTGAATCATCCCTTGATATTGGACTCCTGGCATCATATCCTTTTAACGGCAATACCATTGACCAGAGTATAAATGAAAATGACGCAAATGCAGCAGGCCCGGTTTTAACCCGGGGACGGTTTGGAGTAGATAATACAGCCTTTGTATTTGACGGGATTGACGATAAAATAAATGCCCCTGCTGATGAATCCTTTTTCATATCAAACCTGACACTTGCAGCCTGGATACGCATAGACGGACCCGGGGTTGACAATCCGAGAATAGTGGGTGTCGGTCCTTCAGGCTCATATGCCCAGTATTACGCCCTTATACTGGAAGGAACTTCAGATTCAAGGCGTTTATGGTTTTATGGGATACAAAATCTTTACAGCACGGCAAAACTGGCATCAGACAGCACCTGGCATCATGCGGCCTGTACCTTTGACGGGAAAAATGCTGTAATATACATTGACGGACAGCCTGACACCTCTGCTCAAATTTCGGCTGTACCAAAGATATTTGAAAATGCCCTTATTCAAATCGGTTACAGCGACAATAACCGGGACTATTTTAATGGATGTATTGATGATGTCAGGATATACAGCCGCGCACTTTCGGAAGCCGAGATTGGCGAATTATATGAAAAAGAAAATGTCTCTGCTTCTGCCCTGCCGTTTTTCACTGCAGCTTCTCCAGGACAGGGCCTTGAATTTAGCTCCTCAATTATTAATGAATCATCCTATGCCCTGACTGTAACAGGATACAGCTTTGATTCTTCCTTTTTTGCATCTGCAAAAACCTTACCCTTTTCAATTCCAGCAGGAGAAACTGCAGACCTGCCCATAAATATACAAGCTGAAAATACTGCATATTACCGGGGCAAATGCAGGTTATCATATTCATCCGGCGGTAAAACCGGGAGCATCTGGACTGATCTGAATGCAGGGATTTTTATTGAAGACGGCACAGAGCTGGCATATACAGGAAAACTTGCAGTTACGGCATATAACAACTGCCGCCAGGCTGATCCGGGTTCCATCTGCACTGAAAACAATCTTGGAGTAATTTACAGGCTTTTAAAAGAGACGGAACCTGCTGAAATAAAATTTAAAAACGCACTAAGCAGAAGCCTTAACGCAGATTACGGATATACAGGGATAAAAATGAATTCAGGGGTTGTTAAATCCGACCAAAACATGTCTGCAGAAGCTTTTGGCTTTTACGATGATGCTTTTAACGATATATCGGAAAATGAAAACGAGTCAGCAATTGCTCCCCGTATTTATTTCAACAGGGCATGGGAGGCATTTATCAATAACAGTTTTAATGAATCCCTGGCACAGGTAAACCTGACAATAGCCCACACAATGACAAATGATTTTCTAAAAGCAAAAGCCTATGCTCTCAGGGGAGCAATTAATTTTAAAAACGGGAACAGCCAAGATGCGCTCTCTGACTTTGAGCAAAGCAGGCTGCTTGACCCTGAAGGGCCTATTGGCAGGCTGGCACAGGATAATATTTATGCTGTAAATGCTCCATATGAAATATCAGGATATGTTAAAGATGTAAAATCCCAGGGTATAAAAGGCGTTCAAATAAATTTCACACCTGGAATTGAGCCTGTAATAACAGATGATTCAGGTTATTATATACAAAATGTCAGCCAGGGATGGACAGGAACAGCAGCCCCTGCCATGCCGGGATATTTGTTCAAACCTGCAGTACTTTCTTACACCAGTGTAACAGGAGATCAAACAAACCAGGATTATACAGCCCTGGTTAAAGGCGATATAAACCAGGATGCCCAAATTAACCTGCAAGACGCTGTCCTGGTTCTGCAGTTATTATCAGGCTTAGGCGTTAATCCAGTAATTGACGGGGATATAAACACAGACAAAAGGATCGGCATGGAAGAAGCTGTTTTTATTTTAAATTATCTTTCAAATTAA
- a CDS encoding PD-(D/E)XK nuclease family transposase, producing MKDKIDPLIDCVFKSILGSEKNKNLLIHFLNAVLELKKGERI from the coding sequence ATGAAAGATAAAATAGACCCTCTGATAGACTGTGTTTTCAAATCTATACTTGGCAGTGAAAAAAATAAGAACCTTTTAATCCATTTTCTAAATGCAGTTCTTGAATTAAAAAAAGGTGAGCGTATTTAG
- a CDS encoding Rpn family recombination-promoting nuclease/putative transposase, with protein sequence MKDKIDPLIDCVFKSILGSEKNKNLLIHFLNAVLELKKGERIYDAAILNPYNEREFTGDKLSVVDVKAKDEKGSMYQIEVQLAIHADIKARMLYTWSTVYRSQMEKGEDYEKLKPAISIWILDKNLFQDVDSCHLPFLVYNPENKIILTDHLSIHVIQVPKWKHKGKIDNEKDRWIYLFKEGRNTDPENPPEILNTKEMRQVMQVLKDFSENQRNYLLYQSRREAIIKENTIIKRYEEKAEELKKALKEKEDALKEKKKADEKIKSLMMLLKEKGIEIPDER encoded by the coding sequence ATGAAAGATAAAATAGACCCTCTGATAGACTGTGTTTTCAAATCTATACTTGGCAGTGAAAAAAATAAGAACCTTTTAATCCATTTTCTAAATGCAGTTCTTGAATTAAAAAAAGGCGAGCGTATTTACGATGCTGCGATACTGAATCCTTATAATGAACGTGAATTTACAGGTGATAAACTGAGCGTTGTTGATGTTAAGGCAAAAGATGAAAAAGGCAGCATGTATCAGATAGAAGTTCAGCTTGCGATTCATGCAGATATTAAAGCCAGAATGCTTTATACCTGGAGTACTGTTTACCGCTCACAAATGGAAAAAGGCGAAGATTACGAGAAGTTAAAGCCAGCTATTTCAATCTGGATTCTTGATAAAAACCTGTTTCAAGATGTTGATTCATGCCATCTGCCGTTTTTAGTTTATAATCCTGAAAACAAGATTATTCTTACAGATCATCTTTCAATCCATGTGATTCAAGTGCCAAAATGGAAACATAAAGGCAAGATAGACAATGAAAAAGACCGGTGGATTTATCTTTTTAAAGAAGGCAGAAACACAGACCCTGAAAATCCGCCTGAAATATTAAATACAAAAGAAATGAGGCAGGTCATGCAGGTATTAAAAGATTTTTCGGAAAATCAAAGAAATTATCTTCTCTATCAAAGCCGGCGTGAGGCTATTATTAAGGAAAACACCATTATAAAAAGATATGAAGAAAAAGCTGAAGAATTGAAGAAAGCTTTAAAGGAAAAAGAAGATGCCTTAAAAGAAAAAAAGAAAGCAGATGAAAAAATCAAATCTTTAATGATGCTGTTAAAAGAAAAAGGTATTGAGATTCCAGATGAAAGATAA